A DNA window from Rossellomorea marisflavi contains the following coding sequences:
- a CDS encoding YbaB/EbfC family nucleoid-associated protein produces MRGMGNMQNMMKQMQKMQKKMAEAQEELGEKQIEGTAGGGMVTVIVSGHKQVLDVKINEEVVDPEDIDMLQDLVLAATNDALKKAEELTNSTMGQFTKGMNLPGMF; encoded by the coding sequence ATGCGTGGAATGGGTAATATGCAAAATATGATGAAGCAAATGCAAAAAATGCAGAAGAAGATGGCCGAAGCACAGGAAGAACTCGGTGAAAAGCAAATCGAAGGAACAGCAGGCGGCGGTATGGTCACTGTCATCGTTTCAGGGCACAAACAGGTCCTTGACGTAAAAATCAACGAAGAAGTCGTAGATCCGGAAGATATCGATATGCTGCAAGATCTAGTTCTTGCTGCGACGAACGACGCCCTTAAAAAGGCAGAAGAATTAACGAACTCCACGATGGGTCAATTCACAAAAGGAATGAACCTGCCGGGCATGTTCTAG
- the recR gene encoding recombination mediator RecR, translating to MHYPEPISKLIDSFMKLPGIGPKTAARLAFFVLSMKEDTVLDFAKALVNAKRNLSYCSVCGHITDQDPCYICEDQRRDRSILCVVQDPKDVIAMEKMREYNGLYHVLHGAISPMDGIGPEDINVPDLIKRLQDDVIQEVILATNPNIEGEATAMYISRLVKPSGIRITRIAHGLPVGGDLEYADEVTLSKALEGRRDV from the coding sequence ATGCACTATCCTGAGCCTATATCAAAGCTGATCGACAGCTTTATGAAATTGCCGGGGATCGGGCCGAAAACTGCGGCCCGTCTGGCTTTTTTTGTTCTTAGTATGAAGGAGGACACCGTACTCGATTTTGCGAAAGCACTCGTAAACGCGAAGCGGAACCTCAGCTACTGCTCCGTCTGCGGTCATATCACCGACCAGGATCCCTGCTATATCTGTGAGGACCAGCGGAGGGACAGGAGCATCCTATGTGTCGTGCAGGATCCGAAGGACGTCATCGCCATGGAGAAGATGAGAGAGTACAACGGCCTTTATCATGTGCTTCACGGTGCCATTTCCCCAATGGACGGGATCGGACCGGAAGACATCAATGTGCCGGACCTGATCAAACGTCTTCAAGACGATGTCATCCAGGAGGTCATCCTTGCCACGAATCCCAACATCGAAGGGGAAGCGACGGCCATGTACATCTCCAGGCTCGTCAAACCTTCAGGTATCCGCATTACCCGGATCGCACACGGACTCCCGGTCGGTGGAGATCTGGAGTATGCGGATGAAGTCACCCTATCCAAAGCCCTCGAGGGAAGAAGAGACGTCTAG